The window AAGAATATGAAGAAACCAAAAGAGGAATTTATTCGGGCTCCTTCGGCTATATTAGCCCAAATGGAGATTTTGATTTTAATGTAGTTATTCGAAGTATACTTTACAATTCAGAAAATCAATATTTGTCATTTCAAGTGGGTGGCGCCATTACTCATCAGAGTGATGCTAATTTAGAATATGAAGAATGCTTGCTTAAAGCTAGCGCAATATTGCAAGTTTTAGGTAGATAGTTTTTTCTGATAATATTAACGTTTATCAGCTAATTTTGGCATCCTAAATTCACCTCAGCATCTTACACGCATCCTAAATTCTTAAATAATCATGTGAAGATAATTTATTCTGCTTCTTCAAATGCTAAAAACAAAAAAGTGGAAAGTTTTGCATCATGCAAAACTTTCCACTTTTCAGCTCCAAATATCAAAGTTACTTTTTATAGTATCCTTGGGCTTCTGGTAAATATTTCTGAATTTGCGCAATACGCGTTGCATCACTTGGGTGTGTACTTAAAAATTCTGCTGGCTTCTGTGCTCCCGCAGAAGATGCCGACATCCTATTCCAAAAACTAGTAGCATTCTGCGGATTATAACCAGCCATCGCCATAAATATCAAACCTAAACGATCTGCCTCTAATTCTTGATTGCGACTAAATTTTAACATGGCAACCTGACCGCCAACTCCATAACCAGCATTAAAAATTGACTGTGCCTTTGGGTTTTTCGAAAGCGCTACGCCAGCTGCTGCACCAATACCCTGTGCCACCATTTCTTGCGACATACGTTCTGCTGAATGGCCGGCGATTGCATGACCAATTTCATGGCCCATAACGGTAGCTAAACCTGCATCATCTTGCGTTACTGGTAAAATACCTGTGTAAACTACAATTTTTCCACCTGGCATACACCAAGCATTTTTTTCATTGTTTTGAACAACGTTAACTTCCCATTGATAATCTGCAATAAGATTACCATAGTTATTGCTGTTCATATAAGATTTTACAGCCGTAATTAGTTTACTCCCAACAGTTTTTACTTTTAATGCTTGTGCATTAGATGCTGATAATACAGTTGATTTATTTTCTGTCAAGAATGTGCTATAAGCTTGAAATGCCATTGGCAAAACTTGATCGTTGCTCACTAAATCAAATCTACTACGGCCAGTTAATGGAACTGTAGAACATGAATTAAATAATAAAATGCCAGCAACACCTGCCGTTAAAAGTAATTTTTTCATAATGCGTTTTAAATGATTTTTATGTCCAATGGGTTATCTTACAAAACCAAAAACATAAATTAGAATGTGTTTGTAAACAATTATTTCTTTTTAAACAAATACACTTTTGATTCTTTTCCCTTAAGCAAACGCTCAAGATTTTTTTGGTGAGTTACTAAAATCAAAACACATACGCACATGCCGTATAGTACTTCAGATTTTATTGAAGACTGAAACAAAAAAACTACACTAAGCGGAAAAGTAAATCCCGCACAAATGGAGCTTAATGAAACATATTTTGTTAATAGTAAGATCACTACAAAAACCAGAACACAAAGCATAGATGCTGCGAAGTTAACTGCCAAAATCATTCCAAAAAGAGTTGCTACTCCTTTTCCGCCCCTAAAACCTGCAAATACAGGAAACAAATGGCCCATTACAGCAGTAACACCTAGAGCCAATTGATAATTAACAAAGGGTGCAGAATGTTGAGGGCCGGTAACAGAAATACCAATTAAATAGGCCAGGTTGGTTGCAGTATAGCCTTTCGCAATATCGATAACCATTACAGCAATTCCGGCTTTTTTACCTAAAACTCTAAAAGTATTTGTCGCACCGGCATTTCCACTTCCATATTCTCTAACATCGACGCCATAGAATGCTTGTCCAAGCCACACAGCGGTTGGTATAGATCCAAAAAGATAAGCAACTAATAATGCGCTGAGAGAATAAACCGTAACCATAGCCTACAATGATACAAAAAATAAGTTTTTAATTGATAAGCAAATCATTTAATAAGCTTTTAAACTCATATCTAAGCTTTTCACAGAATGTGTTAAAGCACCCATGGAGATGAAATCGACACCACAAGCCGCATAATCCAATACATTATCTTCGGTTATTCCTCCAGATGCTTCCGTTACAAACTTTCCATCAATTAAGCTGACAGCCGATTTTAGATTCTCAAAATTAAAATTATCAAGCATGATGCGATCAACGCCACCAATTTCTAAAACCTGAGATAGTTCTTCTAAATTTCTAACTTCAATTTCGATTTGTAGCTGCTTGTTATTCTCTTTCAAATATGTTTGAGCAGCATTTATTGCTTTGGCAATACCACCAGCATAATCAACGTGATTATCCTTTATCAAAATCATATCATATAATCCAATACGATGATTTACCCCACCTCCGATTCTAACCGCCCATTTTTCCAAATACCTTAGCCCAGGAGTAGTTTTTCTTGTGTCTAATATCTTAGTTTTAGTATCTTTTAGTATAGAAACAATACGATGAGTTTTAGTTGCAATTCCACTCATTCTTTGCATACAATTTAGTACTAAACGTTCAGCAATTAAGATAGAATGTGTGTCTCCTAATACATTAAGTGCAACTTCTCCAACCTTGACCTCGTCGCCATCATTTAAGAAAACTTCAACGTTTAAATTTGAATCGACAACTTTAAAAATCTCCAAAGCAAGTTCAATACCAGCTAGAATACCATTTTCTTTTATGATAAGTTTCGCTTTACCCTGCGTACCTTTTGCAATAGTTGATAAGGAAGTATGATCGCCATCTCCAAGATCTTCGGCAAGGGCATTTTTTATAAATTGATGTATAAGTTGAGTATCCAAAGTGTAATTTTATGTCGTAAAAATAAGAATATATTTGTTAGCAGACAATTTACGAAAGCATTAAGAGCGCTGTTTTATACTTTAAATAAGGTTATACAAAAAAAGCTCCCGATAAAATCGGGAGCTTTTAAGTTTTGAGTTAAAAAGAACTAGCCTTTTTTAGCTTTGTTTTCTTCGCCTTCTAATTGCGATTTCAATTGAGCCAATACGTCTAAATCTCCTAATGTAGATTTCTCTACAGAATCTTTAACTTTTTTAACTGCAGTGATAGATGCTTTAGCTTCTTTTTTCTTAGTTGCACGTTCTTCTGCAACAGCTTCAGCTTTAACCTCTTCCCAAATACGGGCATGAGATACTACAATGCGTTTTGCTTCTTTATTGAATTCAATGATTTTGAAGTCATTGGTTTCTTCAGCTTTAACTGAAGTACCATCTTCTTTAACCATGTGTTTAGTTGGTACGAAACCTTCTACACCATAAGGTAAAGCAATAACAGCACCTTTATCAGTTACTTTAACAACAGTACCTTGGTGAATCGAATCTAAAGTGAAGATAGTTTCGAAAGTATCCCAAGGGTTTTCTTCTAATTGTTTGTGACCTAAGCTTAATTTACGGTTATCAACATCAAGTTCTAAAACAACAACGTCTAATACATCACCAACTTTAGTGAATTCATTAGGGTGGTTTACTTTTTTAGACCATGATAAATCAGAAATGTGGATTAAACCATCGATTCCTTCTTCAATTTCAACAAACACACCGAAGTTAGTCATGTTTTTAACTGTAGCTGTGTGCTTGCTTCCAACTGGGAATTTAGCAGCAACTTCTTGCCAAGGATCGCTAGATAATTGTTTAATACCTAAGCTCATTTTGCGTTCGTCTCTATCTAAAGTTAAAACTTCAGCTTCGATCTCATCGCTAACTTTTAAGAATTCTTGTGGATTTCTTAAGTTTTGCGACCAGCTCATTTCAGAAACGTGAATTAAACCTTCAACACCTGGTATAATTTCTAAGAAAGCACCGTAATCTGCAACAGTTACGATTTTTCCTTTAACTTTCGAACCGATTTGGATATCAGTACTCAAGTTTTCCCAAGGGTGAGGCGTTAATTGTTTTAAGCCTAAAGCGATACGTTTTTTCTCATCATCGAAATCTAAAACAACTACGTTGATTTTTTCATCTAATGATAATACTTCTTTTGGATGCTCTATGCGGCCCCAAGAAATATCAGTAATGTGAAGTAAACCATCAACACCACCTAAATCGATGAATACACCGAAATCTGTAATATTTTTAACAGTTCCTTCAAGTACTTGTCCTTTTTCTAATTTAGAAACGATTTCTACTTTTTGACTTTCTAAATCGTCTTCAATTAACACTTTATGAGAAACAACTACATTTTTAAACTCATGGTTAATTTTAACAACTTTAAATTCCATTGTTTTACCCACGTACACATCGTAATCGCGGATAGGTTTAATATCAATTTGAGATCCTGGTAAGAAAGCCTCAACGCCCATAATGTCAACAATTAAACCACCTTTAGTACGGCTCTTAACGAAACCGTTGATGATTCTATCATTTTCAAGCGCCTCGTTAATAGCTTCCCATGATCTTTGGGTTTTTGCTCTTTTGCGAGAAAGGATCAATTGACCGTTAGCATCTTCCGGTGCTTCAACAAATACGTCAACTGAATCGCCGATTTTTAAATCTGGTGTATCACGGAATTCTGAAGTAGAAACTAAACCGTCTGATTTAAAACCAACGTTTAATACTACATCTTTGTTGTTAATTGAAACAACGATACCGCTAATGATTTCACCTTTAGTGATTTGATTGAATGTTCCAGCATACATATCTTCGAACTTTTTACGGTCCTCTTCATTGTAATTACCGAAAACTTTTTCATCTGCATCCCAATCGAAATCTTCGGTTGGTGTTGCTAATGATGATTTGATCGATTCGATCGAAACTGAATCAGCTTCTGATTCAATAGTTTCTTTTTCAGATAGGCGTCCGCCTTCTCCCTGAAGTTCAGCTGTTTTAGCTGCTAATTCTTTTTCTGCTACTTGTTTTTTAGCCATTAATTAATTATCTCCTTTTTTCCCTATTTAGGGACAGCAAAGGTAGAAATAATTTTATTGAATGAAAACTTTTTTTAAATAAATGTTGCTGATTTTTAGTTGATTATGAAGGGAGTACCAAGTATTTAGTATCAAGTATCAAGAATGGGAGCTGAAAGAGTAAAGATAAAGGATCAAAGAATAAAGATTGTTAGTATAAATCGACAGTTTTTAATTCTCATCTTTTAGAGGGGTGCCCGAAGAGCGGGGTGTCTCCTTGTGAAAATTTAATCTATTTATTTAAAAATGAGTGTTCGGCAATTCTTCGGGAACAGCCGTCCCGCTATCGCTAATAGTCCTCGCCGAAGAAGAACGGCTCCGGGCTATTCCGCTCTATCGGGTTTAAGAAATAAAATTTGTGCCTCGAATTTCCAAAAACCTACTTCTTTATAAATGTTCCTCTCGTAAAACCCTCTCCAATCAGTGTATTTTCATCTCTAATTAAAAGTAGAATAGAATTTTGTTGATCATATAGTTTAATGATATCACCATCAATTACATACTTAACTGTAAATAATGAATCATTGTAAACGTCTTTAACGGTTACAGAATCTTTAGATTTAAAATTAAAAGAATTGTATTGCGTATCTACGCTCGTTGCAAATGTGCCGCTAACAGTTTTCTGCTTTAAAAAAGTAACGTAGCAGAAATATCCAATAATTAAGATAATAATTGTAGAGAAACTTATTAAAAACTTATTATGCTTCCCATATTTAAAGGCGAAGTATAAGATTGTAATTAAGATTAATGCAACAACCGCAAAAAGAATTATACTCGAGCTATCTTTAGTAACACTAGGTACGGCAACTGCAACTGGCGTAGTTACTGGAACTGGTTTGGCCTGCGAAGGAATTTTAACTAAGTATTCTTTACTTACAAAACCCTCTCCATTGTTGACTCTGATTTTAAAATACTTCGCATCTGCAGAGTCCAAAACAAGCACATTTTCATCTTGCTTTATGGAGCCAACTACTTTACTTGTTGGACTATTTGTTGCTCTAACGTTAAGTTTATCAGCTTTAACACGATACATGTTTTGGGCACTTAAACTTAAAGAGAAAATTACAAGAGAGATAAATAGGAAGAATGATTTAGTCATAATATTAAAGTTGTTTCCAGCATTAAAGGCTTGTTAATGCAAAAAGCATCTTAATGATGCTTATGGAGTAATGTTTTCACAAAAGTATAAAACGCATCACTAAAATACTAGCTTAATAATTTAAAACTTCTATTTATTTATTCTTTCAAAATCTTCTGCAATACTTGATCTAATTTTGCTTGGTTTTTTATATAAGATTCTAAATTATATAATTGTACCGTTTTGAATTCAATGGGATGACTTTCGCTCTGCAAAGAAATGTAACCAGATTTAAGTGGCGTTCCATCTACTTTTATCTTAGGATCATGGTTTGATACGTTGTCTCCGCCGATTTGTGGTTTTGTATATTCTAAAACCACTTCTCCATCAATAATATGTTTAATAACAGAGTCTTGCAAAACCAAAAACTCAGCGGTAACCCATTGATCACCTGCATAGGTTTTAGATTTTGAATCTAAACAATGCGGTGTAAACAATTTTCCATTAAAATTTATTAGCGTTCCAGGGGTACAAACATTACTGGTATGGCGTTCATGTTCTCCGTCACCACCCAAAATTTGCGCTTCAACTGAAATTGGAAAATCCTGATCTTTAAGCATTGTAGCTGGATCTTGACAATGCAACATGGCACCGCTATTCCTTAATGCCCAACCTTCACCTCCATTTGCCTGCTTACCAACAAAGCGATAAGTAACTTTTAGTAAATATGCAGAAAATGGTTTTTTATAAAATATGTGACCGTATTGTTTGTCAAACTTACTATATCCATCATAACTAACTTTCATTAATCCGTTTTCAACACGGAAAGTATTGGCGTAATTATCTTTATAATCATGTTTAGAAATTTTCACGTTCCAATCTTTTAAATCTTTTCCATTGAAAAGATTAATCCACCCTTTCTGTGCACTGACGTTGAAAGAGAAGAAAACAAAAAATATAAAAAAAATTGGAGAATGTTTAAGTTGCATAATAGTCCATGGGTAAAAGCTAAAAATATGAAATTTTATTAACGATTCAGATTAATCAGCTATAAAAGGCTTTACTTTCTCGAGTGCAAAAGCCAATTGTTCATCTTGCGTTAAATCGGTATTATCTAAAATTATTGCATCATCTGCCCTCACTAATGGACTTTCTTTCCTAGTGGTATCAGCGTAATCACGATGTGCAAGGTTCTCGAAAACTTCTTCTAAAGTAGTTTGGTTATTTCCTTTACTTTCTAATTCTTTAAATCTGCGTTCAGCCCTTATTTTTGGATCAGCCGTCATAAAAAATTTAACAGGTGCATCCGGAAAAACAGTGGTTCCAATATCGCGGCCATCCATTACAATATTTTTTGATTTCCCCATACGTTGTTGCTGTTTTACCATTTCATGGCGAACAATTTTATGTGCAGAAACCTCACTAACATTTTCAGAAACGGGCATCAAACGGATTTCATCAGAAACTTCTTCACCGTTAAGTGTAATGTGAGATTCATAATCACGGGAATGAAAGTTAAGTTCTATATGCTGTAATGCATCGGCAACTTTAAAATCATCAGAAATATCAACATGATTTCTTAGAAAATATAGGGTAACTGCACGATACATAGCACCGCTATCAACATAAATAAAACCTAATTTTTTAGCTAATGCCTTTGCTACGGTACTTTTTCCGCAAGATGAATAGCCATCAATAGCTACAACCAAGTTCTTTCTCATTCTGCTGTAAAGTTAAAAAAAGGAGGGTTTACTTAGCAACTTTTTTTAGATAAGTATTCTTTATACTTTTGCAGCATGTTACCCACAAGAGAAGAAATTTTAAAATCTGTTATATTCAAAACCTCCAGAAGTGGTGGCAAAGGTGGGCAAAACGTAAATAAAGTTTCTAGTAAAGTAGAATTGATTTTCAATTTAGAAGTGGCAGAATATTTTTCGGATGAAGAAAAGGCGATTTTAAAAATGAAGCTTGAAAACCGATTGGACAACGAAGGTTTACTGCATATAGTTTCTCAAGAAGATAGAAGTCAGCTTTTAAACAAAGAGAAAACAGTTGCTAAATTGATTGAGCTGCTAAAAAGGTCGCTGTTGGTTCAAAAGAAAAGGAAACCTACCAAGGTTCCAAAGTCTGTAATTAAAAATAGATTAAAAAACAAAGCGGTTACAGCTATAAAGAAACAAAATAGAAAACCTCCTAGCCCCCTAAAGGGAGAATAAACCGATAGTAAAATTAATAAGTTTTAAAACTAAAGTGTATAGATGTAAGATTAGGAGTAGAAAGTCAAAAGTTCCATTTAGGGGATTTAGGGGTTAAATCTATAATACAAACTCAAGCCACCATAATTTTGGGCCTTTGCAATACTTTCAACTTCTTTAGTTTTGAAGATAACATTAAAATCTACAGTGAAACGTTTAGAGCTATAATTTAAACCAAGCTGTTGCTCAAAAACAACGGGTTTTACGCCAAAAGTAACCGGACTATTATTATTAAATAAGCTTCCCTGAATGGTTGCATCGTATGCTACAACGTTTAATTGAGGCTTTAGGTAAAAGAAAAATTCTGATTTATTTAAGCTTGCGGTTTTGGAATTTCCAATTACAGCATTATGATAAGCGCTATTAAATAATTGGTTTAGTCTTCCTGCCCTAAACAAAATTGATCCACCTAAACCAGAAAAAGTAGTTCCTAAATTTGCATAACCTTGTCCGCTGAAATCAACAACATTATCAGTTGTTCTGTAAAGTAGTTTGCTATAATTTGCTGCAAAATTAACAGCTACCTCATTTTTTATTTGATATTCCCACCCTGCTGGAGTGTAAAATCCAACAGTTTTATGCAAGAAACGCTGCGCATCCTGAGCAAATGAATTCGGACCAACCATTCCAATTTCTACACTTGTTTTTAAAACACTTTCGTTTTTATAAAATATTGAATAAGCTGCACCAGCATATAAATAACCAGCAAATGGCCTGTCTTGATCTACTTGCTTTGGCACTTGCCCCCAAAATGGCGTATACATTTTCTGACCTGCAGAAATTTCGTAGGTTTTCTTCTCTATTTTATCCGAGAGTTTAGAAGAATCTATCGCTCTACGGAAATAAATAAATAATCCATTGGTATAATATCGATCATTTAAAGTGGCTAAATAAGCATCATTTTCGGTTTTAAAGCCAAACTCATTTTTATAAGATTGCGCAAAACCCGACGAAAAAACAAAACACAGTAATAATGTATATAAAAAGGATCTCATAAAAAAAGCCCAGGTTAAATGCCTGGGCTATAAATGTATTTATTGTAATTGAATATTTAAATGTAAATCTAAAAGATTACAATTTAGTTGACAATCGGTGCAATTTTAATGCTTAAATCTAGAGGTTTTTTAACCTTATTTTTAGTTAAAGCCAATTCTATAACTTCGCTCATTTCAGTAACATAATGAAAAGTTAAGTCCTTTACGTAACTCTCCTTTATTTCTAAAATATCTTTACGATTGCTTTTACAAAGAATAATTTCTTTAATATTTGCTCTTTTTGCTGCAAGTATTTTTTCTTTGATCCCGCCAACAGGAAGCACTTTTCCACGGAGCGTAATCTCGCCAGTCATGGCCAGATGTTGTTTCACTTTACGTTGTGTAAATGCAGAAGTTAGTGCCGTTAACATCGTTACGCCGGCAGAAGGACCATCTTTTGGTGTTGCACCTGCAGGAACGTGAACATGTACATCCCAATTATCAAATAAAGTATAATCAATTCCAAACTCGGCAGCATGAGCACGTAAATAGGCTAAAGCAATCACTGCAGATTCTTTCATCACATCGCCTAAGTTACCAGTTAAGGTTAATTTTCCTTTCCCAGGACTCAAACTAGATTCGATAAATAAAATATCTCCACCAACGCTTGTCCATGCCAAACCTGTTACAACACCCGCAACTTCATTTCCCTCATATAAATCCTTATCGTAAATTGGAGCACCTAAAATACGCTCCACATCGGCTACAGTTAAATTAGGATCATAAATCTCGTCCATTGCAATTTTTGTTGCAACACCACGAACCAATGAACCAACTTTTTTCTCTAAACCACGTACACCAGATTCTCTTGTATAATCTTCGATAACCTTTTCTATTAATGCAGGTTTAAGGTTGATGTCTTTATTCTGAAGACCATGATTTTCCTTTTGTTTTGGTAAAAGAAACTTCTTGGCAATTTCGATTTTCTCTTCAATAGTATAACCGTTCACTTCAATAATTTCCATCCTATCTAGCAAAGCAGGCTGAATGGTGCTTAATGAATTTGCTGTCGCGATAAAAAGAATGTTCGACAAATTGTAATCCATCTCTACATAATGATCATAAAAAGCATTATTCTGTTCAGGATCTAAAACTTCCAGCAAAGCTGATGAAGGA is drawn from Pedobacter mucosus and contains these coding sequences:
- a CDS encoding M48 family metallopeptidase, whose product is MKKLLLTAGVAGILLFNSCSTVPLTGRSRFDLVSNDQVLPMAFQAYSTFLTENKSTVLSASNAQALKVKTVGSKLITAVKSYMNSNNYGNLIADYQWEVNVVQNNEKNAWCMPGGKIVVYTGILPVTQDDAGLATVMGHEIGHAIAGHSAERMSQEMVAQGIGAAAGVALSKNPKAQSIFNAGYGVGGQVAMLKFSRNQELEADRLGLIFMAMAGYNPQNATSFWNRMSASSAGAQKPAEFLSTHPSDATRIAQIQKYLPEAQGYYKK
- the plsY gene encoding glycerol-3-phosphate 1-O-acyltransferase PlsY, with protein sequence MVTVYSLSALLVAYLFGSIPTAVWLGQAFYGVDVREYGSGNAGATNTFRVLGKKAGIAVMVIDIAKGYTATNLAYLIGISVTGPQHSAPFVNYQLALGVTAVMGHLFPVFAGFRGGKGVATLFGMILAVNFAASMLCVLVFVVILLLTKYVSLSSICAGFTFPLSVVFLFQSSIKSEVLYGMCVCVLILVTHQKNLERLLKGKESKVYLFKKK
- the nadC gene encoding carboxylating nicotinate-nucleotide diphosphorylase, with the protein product MDTQLIHQFIKNALAEDLGDGDHTSLSTIAKGTQGKAKLIIKENGILAGIELALEIFKVVDSNLNVEVFLNDGDEVKVGEVALNVLGDTHSILIAERLVLNCMQRMSGIATKTHRIVSILKDTKTKILDTRKTTPGLRYLEKWAVRIGGGVNHRIGLYDMILIKDNHVDYAGGIAKAINAAQTYLKENNKQLQIEIEVRNLEELSQVLEIGGVDRIMLDNFNFENLKSAVSLIDGKFVTEASGGITEDNVLDYAACGVDFISMGALTHSVKSLDMSLKAY
- the rpsA gene encoding 30S ribosomal protein S1 → MAKKQVAEKELAAKTAELQGEGGRLSEKETIESEADSVSIESIKSSLATPTEDFDWDADEKVFGNYNEEDRKKFEDMYAGTFNQITKGEIISGIVVSINNKDVVLNVGFKSDGLVSTSEFRDTPDLKIGDSVDVFVEAPEDANGQLILSRKRAKTQRSWEAINEALENDRIINGFVKSRTKGGLIVDIMGVEAFLPGSQIDIKPIRDYDVYVGKTMEFKVVKINHEFKNVVVSHKVLIEDDLESQKVEIVSKLEKGQVLEGTVKNITDFGVFIDLGGVDGLLHITDISWGRIEHPKEVLSLDEKINVVVLDFDDEKKRIALGLKQLTPHPWENLSTDIQIGSKVKGKIVTVADYGAFLEIIPGVEGLIHVSEMSWSQNLRNPQEFLKVSDEIEAEVLTLDRDERKMSLGIKQLSSDPWQEVAAKFPVGSKHTATVKNMTNFGVFVEIEEGIDGLIHISDLSWSKKVNHPNEFTKVGDVLDVVVLELDVDNRKLSLGHKQLEENPWDTFETIFTLDSIHQGTVVKVTDKGAVIALPYGVEGFVPTKHMVKEDGTSVKAEETNDFKIIEFNKEAKRIVVSHARIWEEVKAEAVAEERATKKKEAKASITAVKKVKDSVEKSTLGDLDVLAQLKSQLEGEENKAKKG
- a CDS encoding SH3 domain-containing protein encodes the protein MTKSFFLFISLVIFSLSLSAQNMYRVKADKLNVRATNSPTSKVVGSIKQDENVLVLDSADAKYFKIRVNNGEGFVSKEYLVKIPSQAKPVPVTTPVAVAVPSVTKDSSSIILFAVVALILITILYFAFKYGKHNKFLISFSTIIILIIGYFCYVTFLKQKTVSGTFATSVDTQYNSFNFKSKDSVTVKDVYNDSLFTVKYVIDGDIIKLYDQQNSILLLIRDENTLIGEGFTRGTFIKK
- a CDS encoding 3-keto-disaccharide hydrolase, whose translation is MQLKHSPIFFIFFVFFSFNVSAQKGWINLFNGKDLKDWNVKISKHDYKDNYANTFRVENGLMKVSYDGYSKFDKQYGHIFYKKPFSAYLLKVTYRFVGKQANGGEGWALRNSGAMLHCQDPATMLKDQDFPISVEAQILGGDGEHERHTSNVCTPGTLINFNGKLFTPHCLDSKSKTYAGDQWVTAEFLVLQDSVIKHIIDGEVVLEYTKPQIGGDNVSNHDPKIKVDGTPLKSGYISLQSESHPIEFKTVQLYNLESYIKNQAKLDQVLQKILKE
- the cmk gene encoding (d)CMP kinase; amino-acid sequence: MRKNLVVAIDGYSSCGKSTVAKALAKKLGFIYVDSGAMYRAVTLYFLRNHVDISDDFKVADALQHIELNFHSRDYESHITLNGEEVSDEIRLMPVSENVSEVSAHKIVRHEMVKQQQRMGKSKNIVMDGRDIGTTVFPDAPVKFFMTADPKIRAERRFKELESKGNNQTTLEEVFENLAHRDYADTTRKESPLVRADDAIILDNTDLTQDEQLAFALEKVKPFIAD
- a CDS encoding aminoacyl-tRNA hydrolase encodes the protein MLPTREEILKSVIFKTSRSGGKGGQNVNKVSSKVELIFNLEVAEYFSDEEKAILKMKLENRLDNEGLLHIVSQEDRSQLLNKEKTVAKLIELLKRSLLVQKKRKPTKVPKSVIKNRLKNKAVTAIKKQNRKPPSPLKGE
- a CDS encoding lipid A deacylase LpxR family protein; this translates as MRSFLYTLLLCFVFSSGFAQSYKNEFGFKTENDAYLATLNDRYYTNGLFIYFRRAIDSSKLSDKIEKKTYEISAGQKMYTPFWGQVPKQVDQDRPFAGYLYAGAAYSIFYKNESVLKTSVEIGMVGPNSFAQDAQRFLHKTVGFYTPAGWEYQIKNEVAVNFAANYSKLLYRTTDNVVDFSGQGYANLGTTFSGLGGSILFRAGRLNQLFNSAYHNAVIGNSKTASLNKSEFFFYLKPQLNVVAYDATIQGSLFNNNSPVTFGVKPVVFEQQLGLNYSSKRFTVDFNVIFKTKEVESIAKAQNYGGLSLYYRFNP